A section of the Pseudovibrio sp. M1P-2-3 genome encodes:
- a CDS encoding IS110 family RNA-guided transposase: protein MSEVTIGVDISKDHLDVYCLPDEQSKQFTNTAAGYRQLKSWLKGLPVARIIFEPTGSYHGAFELALSGSYPLSKVNPWQARRFAQAKGKRAKTDRIDARLLAQMGQDFQLEPDKPVDASLCHLKEIRVARQALVKEATQLENRLKTQRVNLVRKQTQQRLKLVRKQLEALNAETQKQIEQSPQRARAAKILHSIPGLGQVAVAALVIEMPELGQLSRKQAAALAGLAPMTRQSGRWRGAAFIQAGRKPVRDALYMPAVVASRYNPDLKAKYNQMRAAGKPPKIAIIALMRKLIELANALIKADRQWQPKTA, encoded by the coding sequence ATGTCTGAGGTTACCATTGGTGTCGATATTTCGAAAGACCATCTTGATGTGTACTGCCTGCCGGATGAGCAGAGCAAGCAGTTTACCAATACAGCTGCAGGGTACAGACAGTTAAAAAGCTGGCTGAAAGGCCTGCCTGTCGCTCGAATTATTTTTGAACCCACAGGTTCTTATCACGGCGCTTTTGAGTTGGCATTGTCGGGTTCCTATCCTCTGAGCAAAGTTAACCCATGGCAAGCACGCCGGTTTGCACAGGCCAAAGGCAAGAGGGCGAAGACGGACCGGATTGATGCGCGCCTGCTGGCCCAAATGGGGCAGGATTTCCAGTTGGAACCAGACAAGCCAGTCGATGCAAGCCTATGTCATCTCAAAGAGATACGCGTTGCACGTCAAGCTCTTGTAAAAGAAGCCACGCAACTGGAGAACCGGTTGAAAACACAACGGGTGAACCTGGTTCGCAAACAGACACAGCAACGCCTGAAACTCGTGCGAAAGCAATTGGAGGCCCTTAACGCCGAAACTCAAAAGCAAATTGAGCAGAGCCCTCAAAGGGCGCGGGCAGCAAAGATTTTACACTCTATTCCCGGGCTGGGACAGGTCGCCGTCGCGGCGCTGGTGATTGAAATGCCAGAGCTTGGACAATTATCCCGTAAACAGGCCGCTGCTCTGGCGGGGCTGGCCCCCATGACCCGCCAGTCAGGACGCTGGCGGGGCGCTGCTTTTATTCAAGCAGGGCGCAAGCCGGTACGCGATGCACTCTACATGCCTGCCGTTGTTGCCAGCCGTTATAATCCAGACCTGAAAGCCAAATACAACCAGATGCGAGCGGCTGGTAAGCCTCCCAAAATCGCCATAATAGCTCTCATGCGTAAGCTAATCGAACTGGCAAACGCTCTCATAAAAGCGGACCGGCAATGGCAACCAAAAACGGCTTGA